The region gaaataacaattgTATTTAACAGGCAGGGAATGAATAGATGTAGTCAGAGGCTGGAAATGCTGAAGTAAAAATTGTTGTTAATACAGCTTATACTTCTTTTAGCAATCAAAACTGTGTTGTTGGTTTTCATATATTCTTGGATCTTAACAGTGAGAGGAGTTTGACTGAATATTTTAGTTACAATTACAATGCTCCTTCTTATAGCTTCCCATGTCTcttcaggtttatttatttatgtatctaAACACTCCCCTTTTTGGAAACTACAGTTTATTTCAATAACTGGTGGATGTCTAGCTCTGGGGGTCCCCTcagagcaaccccccccccaggtgcaaCTGGGCAGaaattcttctcttcctcctcagaAGATATAACCCTTGCCTTGGCCCAAATAGGACTTTCAGCATACCCTCGCCAAAATCTCAACCCCAGTTCTGGTGTCTATGTGAAATGGACTTTGTCTTAGGCTGACTCTTAAGAAATTCAGTTCGGATACGAAATTATTCCTCACAGCTTACAGAAAACAGTTAAGGTAAGGAGTCGTTTCCCCCTTCACTTCACAGGTGAACCTGTCAAACTGACTGCCAGACCCACTGGCTTCAACcaactctgtcagaagccaactgaCTGCATAGTCTGGCTTCCCAAAGATCCGCTGGCTGAAAGACTCCACCAAAGAGACCATGCACTCAGCTAATCATATAGTTCTCAAATCAGAGGGAAGGGAGTGTTCGTgagggagcagcctgtcactcaagctcTCCTTCCAGTGAAGAGTTAACTCTTCACTTCCCAGCTTTCTGAAATTGTTGCACTAGGAATCCTGTTGTTAAGGGCAGTCTGTCACAAGCCCCTGTCATTAATGCTCAACCCTGCCCTAAAGAAAAGGGCAGAAGTACCAACTACGGTACTTCTCCACCTTCCCACAGTCTCAAGAGAGCAGAGAAACTAGTCAGAAGAGGAGAGCCTGGGCAATGAAGTAGTGGGTTGGAATCCTTGTAGCACCCCTTGGACTCCTTTTAGGGGACAGGTGGGATCTAAATGTCTGGATATAGGAACAGACCGTTACAACCACCATCAGCTAAACCACAAGTGGGTCTACTTTTTTCACCCTCACCAGTCCCTCTATGCCAGGTTCCACATGACCCTCTTCCTCTGCTAGGACAGGTTCCAAACAGGATCCAGCACATGAAATATCCTCATGGCCTTCTTGAGAGCTTCCAGCTGCTCACCTTTTCGCAGCCATATCAGGTTGGGGATAGCTTTAGACGGGGAGCATCCAATGAATGTTCTTCTGCCCAAGCCATTTGGAAGCTAAAAGCAAAATAAAGAGACCACCCCTGTATTACCATTTAAAAAATAAGTACCTCTATTCAGACCTCCTTTTAGGGAACAGGAGAGTCAGCTTCCTGATGCAAAAGCTATACTGGGAAATACTGGAATCCAAACTCTGTCAACATAGATGAAGGCAGATTCTGGTGgattgccatgttggtctgaagtagcaggacaaagttttgagtccaggggcacctttaggaccaacgaagttttattcagggtataagcttggATCAAACCAGGCTCTGCCAGCACCGATAGAACTGATCTGAGGTCAAATTTTTGCACCAATGAtgcaaagaagagacaaaaggtCACTTTCCTGCAGGAAGCAGGACTCTGATAGGCTGTGTTTTGGGTGGGGGGCATGGATAGTAGAGAACTGGGACCACCTGCAGCTCACTGCATTCCTTAGAAGAGAATAAAaccctgttggtcttaaaggtagcaCTGGACTCAAGCACAGATGGACattctagggctgccagttcccagCTGGGTATGGCAACAAAAGTGAAAATCATGGAAGAATTGGCAAAAGAAAGAGGGCACTGCCTCAGTGTGCACAGAGTTGGTGGCCTTCTcctcttgccaatccccagttggagtcAGGGGATCCGCTGGTTTGGaatccctctccctgcttcagggatatcagaaaggaggtgggtttttttggaatgtctgctgggctctccattattccctatggagactggtcctctagatgtataatggagaattgatccatgggtatcgggctcttgaggggctgttttttttagtagagacaccaaattttcagcataacatctggtgcctctccgtAAAAaaactgccaagtttcaaaaagattggacgaggaggttcatttctatgagccccgcaagaaggtgcccctatcctttactatttccagtggagagaaataaataaaggagcgcagtccctttaaatttgatggccagaactccctttggcgttcaatttgTCACGCCGTGGCTCCACCACCTCCAAGTCCCTGAGCCGGACTCGGCAACCCTGGGAGGCTTCCCTGGCACAGCCGTCAAGCGCCGCCCTCCCCCTCCTCGGAAGGGCGCCCTGCAGACGACCCACCACGCCCACCTCCTACCTGTCTTTTGCCCCAGACGCCCCGCAGACCACGATCGCCTAGCAACCGCAACCAGCCGgccatttttttctccacttttcccTTCCGGGTCACCTGACTTTGGCTTCCGGCACCTACCGGAACTTGAACTAGAGTCACTTCGTTAGAATTACcggtggggaaggagagagatgACTAGGCCTCAGAGCCCGCCACAGTCTTTAAATCGTGGGTTGGTGAACGAGACGGAGCTGTCACCACCGGAAGTGACGTATAGGGCGACTCCCACACCCTTTATGGTTCTTCTCCCGCTTGTTTGGCCTGCCTCAGGTAACGAGCCGAACCTCGAGCGGAAGTGACAAATTCGCGAGGGCGCATTTCCGGTGCCCAGCGAGCGCCGGAAGTGAGGTAAGGCCAAGTCGCTCGGATTGGCTCCTCGCTTGGCGGGCGGCGCCGGTAGCCACGCCCCCGCCGGCGCAGGCCCAGAAGCGCGCGGGCCATGAACGAGCAGGCGGAGCCGCTGGAGCTTTTCCTGGCGCAGCACCCGGCCCTGCGAGTCCTGCCCCCGGGCAGCCGGGTGAGGGTGGCGGCGCTTGGTGGGCAGGGGCTGCGGGAGGCCCTCAGCGGGGACCAGCCGAGGCTCCTGCTTCTTTCTCGAGGAGGCCCCGCCGGATAGGCTCGCCTGTGGGGCTCCCTGCCAGGAGGGAGCAGCCCTTCACTTCGGGTGCAttcagggggaaagggaaggcgcTGCGGCTCCAGGAAGCATTTcccctgcctccattttatcctcacaacaagcttgtgaggtgggctaggctgagagtgtgtgaacgGCCCTCGGTCGCTCAGCGAGCTTGCTtgccagagtggggatttgagcctgggtccTGCTCTACCCACTGCCTCTTAATACTTCTTATTCATGGTGATTGACCTCAGTAGCTCAGCTGGACCTAACGTGTAGCTGCAGTGAACTCCGGTGGTGGTGGGTAAAGCCTTGGTTCCATGCCCTGATTGTAAGCCTTCCAGTAATATCTGCTTGGGTGGTGTGAGAAACAGAATGTTGTGCTGGATGAGCCGCTGGCCTCTTCCCATGTTCTTTAGCCTGCAGCTGCCTTTGCATCCCActctgtcatctgctcccttttGCAAGCTTCCCAGGAACTCCAACGGAAATGTTAAAAGAGGCCCTGAGCAGGGAACAGAGAAATGCCCAGGCAGCTTCACCAGCTTGACCTGCTTTGATAGTTATTCTTTCTcaccaggaaattctggactgTAATTTGTCTGTGTGTTTACAGGGAGAATCTCTTAACAAAATTCTGGTCGTCCTCAACAGACCGCAGTTCTGTGGGGAATCCGATACACTTGTTATGCCAattgtgtcaagcattgtatacccctTCTATATTACAGAAGTCAGACCTTAGAATTTATTCTTATGTTAGAGAATTGAGAttgtagaaatgttactaacccaaagttaaagtgtgagcacatcaaagtagcaacccccacctttcttctttcacttttactaacagatgcaggaatgtcctctttgaagataagacctcctgggacttgttcccaggcctagcaaggcctgaacccaggatgtgctagccgcaatatagataGCGGACTGGGTACTGTTTTTTTTGGAGCTGTAAGGAGGGCAATACAACTCAACATAAGTAACTGTGAGCCCCAGTGATTGCAAGGGAGTAGATTTCAGCACACACTCAGCCCAAAGAAAATTATGGATGTGGGCTCTCCTTTCCACCACTGCACATGCTTCTTTCCCTGCCTGTTGATTCAAGCTCTTCTCCTTGTGTTGTTCACCCAGGTACAATGCACGTTGACTGGTCACGAGCTGCCATGCCagctggctgccctccaagcctaCACTTCCAGCAGGAAATACCTGCGTCTGAACAAGGTCTCTGGAGCCTGGGACTACAGGGACTATGAGCCCCACATTGTGCCCAGCACCAAGAATCGGTAGGTGTTGCCCTTGCCACTGAGCCCTATGATGGCCTTCCATAATTGCAGGGGACTTGAGGTTGATTCTATTGGACCTGCTCTCTCCTGTGAGGTGATATGCTCAGGTAGTGTATGTATATCCCTGAGTTTCAGGGGCTTTAGAACAGTGGGTTTCCTAATGTGAGACaaaatgttatttttatttcataacACTGAGGCTCTTGAGTCAAGATTAAAAGGAACAGaataattttattctttttttcccaAAAGATTTAAATGTTTCAGTTGTCAGAAATGCAGTGAATGGATCACAAAGTCACACTTCAGCTCAGGCTAACCTAATATATCTTCTTCCCAAATCTCAGGATGAGACGGCTGTGTATGCAAATTAACATAATAATTCAAAGAGCTAACTTCCCACATTTGAAGGAATGAGTTGAGCCAAATTTAAAACATGTATTAGCTGCAACAAATTTGGCAACAAAACATATTTCCAGCAAAAAAGAGATCACGTGAGATTTGACAGGTAGCTGATGCTGACTCAGGATAGAACTATTCCAGAGGCCTTTTAATGGTGGCCATTGACTTCACTACAAAATAAGATGAGGCGATGTAGCAGTAGCAGTTAGAATATAGAGTTTGTGTGGAGTACCTCCTGAGGTCTGCAGTTGGCAGAACATTCAGCCTGCCTACAGTCAGCAGTTGTAAGGAGGCTTAGATACCAGAAGGCTGGATATGTGCAGAAAGGACTGTCTTGCAGCCATGTACCTCCACAGGCTGCACTATGGACTTAGGGGCTTCTTGACAGTGGCTTTGAGACTCTGGAACTCCTTGCCTAGGGAAGCCCAACAGCTTCCGTTTTCGGTTTTTGAAATCtttaataaacttttaaaattaaaaaaaaggatgTACAGAATGTGCTTCTTGTTGTTTTAAGTTTAGTGTGTGTGCTTTTTGGTGGCCTAGCTTTCTGTTTACGATGTATGATTTTGTATTAGTGATTGAATGGCTTTTAATAGATTTTGTTAACTGCCCTGTGGATTGATAGACTAGAAGTTTTAAAGTAAAAGGCATTTGTCTTCTTTCTCTAGGCATCAGCTGTTCTGCAAGCTCACCCTCCGGCACTTCAACAGAACTCCAGAACAAGTTCTGCACCACGTCCAGGGACACCGGTATCAGAAGGCTTTGAAGAGATGTAGGTTGTTCTGGCATCTATTGCTCCAGATGTTTGGGGACTGTCTTAAGTCATTCTGGTTACttcattaataaattaatttacaGAATCTTAGTCCATCTTTCTCCAGAAATAGATTTCAGGTGGGTTACAATGATGATAGAATTTTTAAAACCTCAAATGTATATAATTAACCACTAGGTGAAGTGGCAGGGTCAGAAGCCCTCCAGAATAATTCCACCTTGAACAAGTTCTGAAGTGACCATGGAGGCTGTCTGGAGAAGGCAACTTTCCAAGAGGCATTTGAGTCCAGTCCACTCTGCAGGGATGGCACTGCAAGATAAAATTATCCCTCTTTGCTCTTCACAATTCTAATCTGATAGTAGAACTCTGCTCCTAGGATATCCAGCCAGGAAAGTGCTGCTGGGGAATATTAAGGAGACAGAAGCACCCTGCTGCTGGATCATTTGGCCACCTCAAGAGCTAGGGCAAAGGGCAGAGCCCTTTCTGAGGAGGAGCACAGGAGCTGGGCTTGGAAGTGAGGGCAATGATTTTCGGGGCTTAGGAGCCATGTCTACTCTTGGGGGAAAACGCAGGAAGCCTTGGGGACTCCTTGCCATATCACGGCAGTGGCTTTGGGGACAGACTGATGCCCTTTCTGAATAGATGTCCCTGCAGTTCTGTTGAGTAGCTTTCCTCTTGCAGATGAAGAATGCCAGAAGGCGGGTGTGGAGTATGTCCCAGCCTGCCTGCTCCAGAGGCGGCGGCGGTGGCGACAGTGGCAGCAGCGGGACCAGCAGCCAAACAGCAGCCGACAGCCCTGCCAGAAGGGAGAGTTCTGGGAGCCTCTGCCCAGTGATGAGGATGgcaaggaaacagatgacagcatGAGCGACCTGTACCCGCGTGAGTTAAGGTGGGAGGGGGGCCTGGCCTCCGTGTGGCCCAAAAGAGGAGCTGCGAGTCACCCAAAGAGTCATCCCTGCTTCAGCTTGACTCAGTACTCCCTGGCAGAGATGTAGAGAGCAGCCGAGGAAGCAGATCCCAGTTCTCTGAactgggaaggggtggggagtgTTCAAGGTGAAGAGGGTTCCTTGCCAACCTGGCATTTCATCCTCATTCCGGGAATCTCTGCTTTGCAGAAGCAAAGGTCTAGTCCTCAGGGCTCGTGGTGGGCTTTCAAGTACGTGGCCAGGCCTGCTGAAGTAGAGCATAGCCGGGACTGGGTTGACCACACAGATGCAGCGATCCCTGCTAGCTTCCCTGTCACCAGCTGCTGTGCCATGCTGGAAAAGCAAGATGGTACGATTGGGATCTCATCGTGTGGTGCTGCATTACTGGATCTGTCCCTCAGCCCCCTAATTCAGagtggtgtccccccccccagaatcaTAAACAACCAGAGTGAGGTGGTCCATGGTGGACTACAGTCCGCCTTCTGAGGAGGCGAAGCAGGGAAGCTTTTTCGCAGTATTCCCAAttctccacatttcctggttAAGCAAATTACAAAAATGATCTGACTCCAGTGGTGACAAGAAAAAGAAATTTTGCTAGCAAAAATATTCATGCGGGTACAGTTAATGTATTGTGAACAGATTGGCTTCAAAAAAGTCAACTTGCTGCCATTCCAAGctcaaagagagagaaaaaaggtccCATATAAGATAAAAGAGAAAGAGCAACAGCCAAGGAGGCTCAACAGCTAACCcactgggggggggcactgccatatgtaccccagagagagAATTCTCTTAGCCTTTTCCCTCCCAGGTCCTTTTGTGTGCAGTTACAACATCCAACACTTTCAGAGAGTACAGCATTCTTGTATAGCATCTGGAGTCAGGGAAGAGACATCAATTCATGGTTGAAGAGTAGAAGTTAACATTAATGGATGTGGGGTCAAATTACCCTGTTTCCACACCTGGCAGTTTTAGTCTCTCAGCTCAGTTAGTGTCCCGCCCCATCCCTAGCCACACACATTGGTGCTCTCTGTTCAAGTCCCCCTCATCCCACCAGCGTTCGTGCAGATCTGAAGTTGAGTGCTTTCCATTTTAGCGGAGATGTTTCCAGAAAGAAGTCCAGCTGGAAAGGAGGGCAGTGACGAATTCATGACGGACAGTGACGAAGAGGTAGCCAAGCCGGCCATGGAGGCTGGCAAGGGAAGCAAGGCCGTGGCTACCGGTTCAGTGGTGGGTGGCAAACGAGGAAAGGTGAGCTGACGGGGAGGAAATAATACTGCAGTtcttactccccccacccccatggccaTGATCTGCGGTCAGGTGCTTAGGGCTGAACAGACCATAGAGCACAGGCAGGCAGCTCCCCTGCTGATCTGTGGGGGAGTCTGAACAGCGGTCTTGCAGggaggcaggggtcgttttgtagaaaaatagatggtggggctcattagcatatgccgcccctgccagccaaaagcaacccaaggcaagaaaggagagccccaa is a window of Heteronotia binoei isolate CCM8104 ecotype False Entrance Well chromosome 12, APGP_CSIRO_Hbin_v1, whole genome shotgun sequence DNA encoding:
- the SURF2 gene encoding surfeit locus protein 2, whose translation is MNEQAEPLELFLAQHPALRVLPPGSRVQCTLTGHELPCQLAALQAYTSSRKYLRLNKVSGAWDYRDYEPHIVPSTKNRHQLFCKLTLRHFNRTPEQVLHHVQGHRYQKALKRYEECQKAGVEYVPACLLQRRRRWRQWQQRDQQPNSSRQPCQKGEFWEPLPSDEDGKETDDSMSDLYPPEMFPERSPAGKEGSDEFMTDSDEEVAKPAMEAGKGSKAVATGSVVGGKRGKKQTGGSLKKKLKSQHRKPRSFRKAVNGNDVM